A single window of Sulfurimonas crateris DNA harbors:
- the cysQ gene encoding 3'(2'),5'-bisphosphate nucleotidase CysQ translates to MLDSINIEDIKQIALKAGAKIMNIYTRDFSIEYKDDKSPLTEADLQANEIICSELKKLYPQMPIMSEENKQTEYETRKEWEYYWCIDPIDGTKEFIKKNDEFTVNIALIHKNSPVLGVVYAPAIDEMYSAKQGEGTFLNGQKLPLKVNKDKSEKLYVVASKSHLSEETQEFINTLDAKVIEQVSKGSSLKLCMIASGEADIYPRLAPTMEWDTAAADAIVREAGKMTYQFENNEPMVYNKENLLNPWFVVK, encoded by the coding sequence ATGTTAGATAGTATAAATATAGAAGATATAAAGCAGATAGCACTAAAAGCCGGTGCTAAGATAATGAATATATATACCAGAGATTTTAGCATAGAGTACAAAGACGATAAATCGCCGCTTACTGAGGCAGACTTGCAGGCAAACGAGATCATTTGTAGCGAGCTTAAAAAACTTTATCCTCAGATGCCGATCATGAGCGAAGAAAACAAACAAACAGAGTATGAGACAAGAAAAGAGTGGGAGTACTACTGGTGTATAGACCCCATAGACGGAACAAAAGAGTTTATCAAGAAAAACGATGAGTTTACTGTAAATATCGCACTCATCCACAAAAACTCACCAGTGCTAGGTGTAGTCTATGCGCCTGCGATAGATGAGATGTATAGTGCGAAGCAAGGTGAAGGTACATTTTTAAATGGTCAAAAATTACCATTAAAAGTAAATAAAGATAAAAGTGAAAAACTTTATGTAGTTGCCTCAAAATCACATCTTTCAGAAGAGACTCAAGAGTTTATAAACACTCTTGATGCTAAAGTGATTGAACAAGTATCAAAAGGAAGTAGTCTAAAGCTATGTATGATAGCTTCAGGTGAAGCAGACATATACCCTCGTCTTGCCCCTACAATGGAGTGGGATACCGCGGCGGCGGATGCGATTGTTAGAGAAGCTGGGAAGATGACTTACCAGTTTGAAAACAATGAGCCAATGGTTTACAACAAAGAAAATCTTCTGAACCCTTGGTTTGTGGTGAAATAA
- a CDS encoding ABC transporter ATP-binding protein, whose protein sequence is MTKNTAIKVQNLTKTYKLYDKPIDRLKESLHPLKKKYHRDFYALNDVSFEIKKGETVGIVGKNGSGKSTLLKIITGVLTPTSGKVSVHGKISAILELGAGFNPEMTGLENVYLNTSINGMSKKETDSKIKEIVEFAELGEFINQPVKTYSSGMKARLAFSVSISVEPDILIVDEALSVGDAAFARKCFAKMEEIRSRGATILFVSHSEGSVVALCNRAIWISNGKQIIDGTPKLVTGLYMKHINETKIDKAEIEKEYESLSKGEVETKKEEDMLVSESQSTIDNRQSTNSIDEFYNPALKPTSTICYEEKGAKISDIKITTLDGREVNVLVQGGEYILSHKVDFAEKNNNVILGISLHTKQGVILVNGHFPEQKKYHIINAKNVFVEWKFSCTVLEGEYFLTLGVMGIDNKFMARIKDAYMFKVINNQNRQMRGLIDLNLKGNIEIC, encoded by the coding sequence ATGACTAAAAACACAGCCATAAAAGTACAAAATCTTACTAAAACATACAAACTCTACGACAAACCTATAGATAGACTCAAAGAATCACTTCATCCACTCAAAAAAAAGTACCACAGAGATTTCTATGCACTAAACGATGTAAGCTTTGAGATAAAAAAGGGTGAAACAGTAGGGATAGTAGGTAAAAACGGCAGTGGTAAATCAACACTTCTTAAGATCATCACAGGAGTTCTAACACCTACAAGCGGTAAGGTCTCCGTCCATGGAAAGATCTCTGCCATACTTGAGCTAGGAGCGGGTTTCAACCCTGAGATGACCGGGCTTGAAAATGTGTATTTAAATACCTCCATCAACGGTATGTCAAAAAAAGAGACGGACAGCAAGATAAAAGAGATAGTGGAGTTTGCAGAACTTGGAGAGTTTATAAATCAACCTGTCAAAACCTATAGCAGCGGCATGAAAGCAAGACTTGCTTTTTCTGTTTCTATCAGTGTAGAGCCGGATATACTCATAGTCGATGAAGCACTAAGTGTAGGGGATGCTGCATTCGCCAGAAAATGTTTTGCCAAAATGGAAGAGATCCGCTCAAGAGGTGCGACCATCCTTTTTGTAAGCCACAGTGAAGGAAGCGTCGTAGCACTCTGCAACCGTGCCATCTGGATAAGCAATGGCAAACAGATCATAGACGGTACGCCCAAGCTAGTAACCGGCTTATATATGAAGCACATTAACGAAACTAAAATTGACAAAGCAGAAATAGAAAAAGAGTACGAAAGTCTATCCAAAGGCGAAGTAGAAACAAAAAAAGAAGAAGATATGCTTGTTTCTGAATCACAATCGACAATCGACAATCGACAATCGACCAATAGTATTGATGAGTTCTACAATCCGGCATTAAAGCCAACTTCAACTATCTGCTATGAAGAAAAGGGCGCTAAAATAAGCGATATAAAGATAACTACTCTTGATGGGAGAGAGGTTAATGTATTAGTTCAGGGAGGTGAATATATTCTTAGCCATAAAGTAGATTTTGCTGAAAAAAACAATAATGTGATATTGGGAATATCATTACATACAAAACAGGGAGTTATACTGGTAAATGGTCATTTTCCAGAACAAAAAAAATATCATATTATTAATGCTAAAAATGTTTTTGTTGAATGGAAATTTTCTTGTACGGTACTTGAAGGTGAGTATTTTTTAACCCTTGGAGTTATGGGGATTGATAATAAGTTTATGGCAAGAATTAAAGATGCTTATATGTTTAAAGTCATAAATAATCAAAATAGACAAATGAGAGGATTAATAGATTTGAATTTAAAAGGAAATATTGAAATATGCTAA
- the cysC gene encoding adenylyl-sulfate kinase: protein MYKDTNIRSVAKGVSWRVFATTTTIIIVYVFFGRLDLAIAAGIIETFAKIALYWAHERAWVKIRWGRKKIEPFNLWFTGLPLSGKTTIADAVYKELEKLDIPLERIDSKDIRELIPDIGYTREDRNRHMHRVGHLIKTLQNNSISTVASFVSPYSESRKAIREMVKNNVVVYVKADIETCKKRDYKGKYAKALVGQLQNFTGVNDIYEEPQHAEIVIDTDKTSVEEATKIIIKYIKAHYVK, encoded by the coding sequence GTGTATAAAGATACAAATATCCGCTCGGTTGCAAAAGGCGTAAGTTGGAGAGTTTTTGCCACAACTACGACGATTATTATTGTTTATGTCTTCTTTGGAAGGCTTGACCTTGCTATTGCGGCCGGAATCATAGAGACATTTGCTAAAATAGCGCTTTATTGGGCGCATGAGAGAGCATGGGTAAAGATAAGATGGGGCAGAAAAAAAATAGAGCCTTTTAACCTTTGGTTTACTGGCTTACCGCTCTCAGGAAAAACAACAATTGCGGATGCGGTCTATAAAGAGCTGGAGAAACTAGATATTCCCTTAGAGCGAATTGACTCTAAAGATATAAGAGAACTTATTCCAGACATAGGTTATACAAGGGAAGACAGGAACAGACATATGCACAGGGTAGGGCATCTTATAAAAACATTGCAAAACAACTCTATCTCAACCGTTGCCTCATTTGTAAGCCCGTATAGTGAATCAAGAAAAGCCATAAGAGAGATGGTGAAGAACAATGTGGTAGTCTATGTAAAAGCCGACATCGAGACATGTAAAAAACGAGACTACAAAGGCAAATATGCCAAAGCCTTGGTGGGTCAACTGCAAAACTTCACAGGCGTAAATGACATCTATGAAGAGCCACAGCATGCAGAGATAGTTATAGATACAGATAAAACATCTGTTGAAGAAGCTACAAAGATTATTATCAAGTATATAAAGGCTCACTATGTCAAATAA
- a CDS encoding RNA-binding domain-containing protein has protein sequence MIDIMNIIKKGEGQFVEFKTSFSKEVIETVVAFANAKGGSIVIGVDDGGKVLGITNTSETIQNHINTIKQNTQPNILVDIEELKLEERTILLIEIKEYPLKPVAFKNRYYKRIKNSNHLMTLDEIANEHLKTINSSWDFHIDERHDFSDISQENIVKFIQKVEKNLGKNFSDDPMTILRKYELIKEDKLTFGAYLLFTSNTSPLTSLQIGRFKDPITIIDNIDIDTNLLDQVDMVIDGIKKHLMTEFIITGEAQRTVRYDYPLEAIREVVINMIVHRDYRDSGNSIIKIFDDKIEFFNPGKLYDDITIEKLQSGDYSSRTRNRAIARAFKEAGIIERYGSGIHRIKDECKAHGVIEPTFEEFVHGFRVTLYKEKLNEGVNEGVNEGVNEGVKSLYELIQNKPNNRSTFFVQELNTSVKNIERWLKQLKEEKKIEFRGAPKTGGYWSVDD, from the coding sequence ATGATTGATATTATGAATATTATCAAAAAAGGTGAAGGTCAGTTTGTGGAGTTCAAAACCTCCTTTTCAAAAGAGGTTATAGAAACTGTAGTAGCTTTTGCAAATGCAAAAGGCGGCAGTATAGTTATAGGAGTAGACGATGGCGGCAAAGTATTAGGTATAACCAATACATCAGAAACTATTCAAAATCATATAAATACTATCAAGCAAAATACTCAGCCAAATATTTTAGTAGATATAGAAGAGTTAAAATTGGAAGAAAGAACAATTTTGCTTATAGAAATAAAAGAATATCCTTTAAAACCTGTAGCTTTTAAAAATCGCTATTATAAGAGAATCAAAAACTCAAACCATCTCATGACTTTAGATGAGATAGCAAATGAGCATCTTAAAACTATAAACAGTAGTTGGGATTTTCATATAGATGAAAGACATGATTTTAGTGATATTTCACAAGAGAATATAGTTAAGTTTATCCAAAAAGTCGAAAAAAACTTAGGTAAAAATTTTAGTGATGATCCTATGACTATTTTGCGAAAATATGAGCTTATCAAAGAAGACAAGCTTACATTTGGAGCATATTTGCTTTTTACATCAAATACCTCTCCTCTTACATCACTTCAAATAGGAAGATTTAAAGACCCAATAACTATTATAGACAACATCGACATAGACACAAACTTGCTTGATCAAGTTGATATGGTAATAGATGGAATAAAAAAACATCTTATGACAGAGTTTATCATCACTGGCGAAGCTCAAAGAACAGTAAGATATGATTATCCACTTGAAGCAATAAGGGAGGTAGTTATAAATATGATTGTTCATAGAGATTACAGAGATAGTGGAAACTCTATCATTAAAATATTTGATGATAAAATAGAGTTTTTTAATCCAGGAAAACTTTATGATGACATCACTATAGAAAAACTCCAAAGTGGTGATTACTCTTCTCGTACTAGAAACAGAGCAATAGCAAGGGCTTTTAAAGAAGCAGGGATTATAGAGCGATACGGTTCTGGAATACATAGGATAAAAGATGAGTGTAAAGCTCATGGAGTAATAGAGCCTACTTTTGAAGAGTTTGTTCATGGTTTTAGAGTAACTCTTTATAAAGAAAAATTAAATGAGGGAGTAAATGAGGGAGTAAATGAGGGAGTAAATGAGGGAGTAAAATCTCTTTATGAACTTATCCAAAATAAACCAAATAATCGCTCAACTTTTTTTGTTCAAGAGTTAAATACATCGGTTAAAAATATAGAAAGATGGCTAAAGCAACTCAAAGAAGAAAAAAAGATAGAGTTTAGAGGTGCCCCAAAAACTGGTGGATATTGGAGTGTAGATGACTAA
- a CDS encoding ABC transporter permease, which yields MRYIKEFYRFLKHIYSSRELLITLIKNDFRKQYLGSYLGLVWAFVQPLAFIMVIWFVFEIGFRAGPSTHGAPFFLYLISGMIPWFFISNAFTSATGAVVNNSFLVKKVSFRVSILPLVQIGSALIIHFALVGFVIVAFLLYGYMPTIYWLQLPFYILCSVVLLLGLSWLTSAVRVFVKDIGNFIAVLMQIGFWATPIFWSMDMIPEKYQWILKLNPAFYIVDGYRNSFINGSWFWEHQNTTIYYFGLTLFCLAVGALVFKRLRPHFGDVL from the coding sequence ATGCGTTATATCAAAGAGTTTTACAGATTTTTAAAACATATTTACAGCAGTAGAGAATTGCTAATCACGCTAATTAAAAATGATTTCCGCAAACAATACCTAGGCTCGTATTTGGGGCTTGTATGGGCTTTTGTGCAACCTCTTGCTTTTATCATGGTGATTTGGTTCGTATTTGAGATAGGTTTTAGGGCCGGACCTTCAACGCATGGTGCTCCATTTTTTTTATATCTCATCAGTGGTATGATACCTTGGTTTTTTATTTCAAATGCCTTTACAAGTGCCACGGGTGCCGTTGTTAACAACTCATTCTTAGTGAAAAAAGTTTCATTTAGGGTAAGTATCCTGCCATTGGTGCAAATTGGCTCAGCGCTTATTATCCATTTTGCTCTTGTAGGTTTTGTTATAGTTGCTTTTTTGCTTTATGGTTATATGCCTACGATTTATTGGCTTCAGCTGCCATTTTATATACTTTGTTCAGTAGTTCTTTTACTGGGACTTTCTTGGCTGACTTCTGCCGTGAGAGTTTTTGTAAAAGATATAGGTAATTTTATCGCAGTACTTATGCAGATTGGTTTTTGGGCAACTCCTATTTTTTGGTCAATGGATATGATTCCGGAGAAATATCAGTGGATACTTAAGCTTAATCCTGCTTTTTATATAGTAGACGGGTATAGAAACAGTTTTATAAACGGTTCTTGGTTCTGGGAACATCAAAATACAACTATTTACTATTTTGGGTTGACGCTGTTTTGTTTAGCAGTAGGCGCATTGGTATTTAAAAGACTCAGACCTCATTTTGGGGATGTACTATGA
- a CDS encoding sulfotransferase family protein: MKQTCILVLGMHRSGTSALTGTLNLLDIDLGSELMKANFANEKGFFENSYLMHFNDKLLRRVNSSWDDIFFDYDEKEQFIDENDKDELKNILLQEFNNSTLFAIKDPRICYLFPLYEEALSELQIGIKVLLPYRNPLEVAQSLEKRNGFSIEKSVALWLNHFLEAELRSRPYKRYFLKFDTLLGETEQTVKQIDDFLNTDLFEAYIKNKTEINSFLEPNLKHNNLDKLALQKGIRFVLEDFLNLYHQDLNSVSKETFDAMRHKNDEIRRFYSACTLDLKIELDNAKNELDNAKNELNNTKKELSSANIAMQALKQELAMVYESKSWKITKPLRIIKTYIKG; this comes from the coding sequence ATGAAACAAACATGTATTTTAGTGCTAGGGATGCATAGAAGTGGAACTTCTGCTTTGACAGGTACTTTAAACTTGCTAGATATTGACCTTGGTAGTGAGTTGATGAAAGCAAATTTTGCGAATGAAAAAGGCTTTTTTGAAAATTCATATCTAATGCACTTTAATGATAAGCTATTAAGAAGAGTGAATAGTTCATGGGATGATATATTTTTTGACTATGATGAAAAAGAACAGTTTATAGATGAAAATGATAAAGATGAATTAAAAAATATTTTACTGCAAGAATTTAACAACAGTACGCTTTTTGCTATAAAAGATCCTAGAATTTGCTATCTGTTTCCTTTATATGAAGAGGCACTTTCAGAGTTGCAAATCGGTATAAAAGTTCTTCTTCCATACAGAAATCCGCTTGAAGTTGCCCAGTCTTTAGAAAAAAGAAATGGATTTAGTATTGAAAAAAGTGTGGCTTTATGGCTAAATCATTTTTTGGAAGCAGAACTGAGAAGTAGACCATACAAAAGATACTTTTTAAAGTTTGATACCCTTTTAGGCGAAACAGAGCAGACTGTAAAGCAAATAGATGACTTTTTAAATACAGATCTTTTTGAAGCATACATAAAAAACAAGACCGAGATAAACTCATTTTTAGAACCAAACCTAAAACACAACAATCTGGATAAATTAGCACTACAAAAAGGGATACGCTTTGTACTTGAAGATTTTTTAAATTTATATCACCAAGATTTAAATAGTGTTTCAAAAGAAACTTTTGATGCAATGCGGCATAAAAATGATGAAATTAGAAGATTTTATAGCGCATGTACGCTGGATTTAAAAATAGAGCTAGATAATGCAAAAAATGAGCTAGATAATGCAAAAAATGAGTTAAACAATACTAAAAAAGAGTTGAGTTCCGCCAATATTGCTATGCAGGCTTTAAAGCAAGAACTTGCCATGGTTTATGAAAGTAAAAGCTGGAAAATAACTAAGCCATTAAGAATTATTAAAACATATATAAAAGGGTGA
- the cysN gene encoding sulfate adenylyltransferase subunit CysN, with protein sequence MAHQSDLIAQNIEQYLKEHENKEICRFITCGSVDDGKSTLIGRLLYDSKMIFEDQLSAIEKDSKKSGTTGDKIDLALLVDGLASEREQGITIDVAYRYFSTEKRKFIIADTPGHEQYTRNMATGASTADIAIILIDARQGVLTQTKRHSYIVSLLGIKNIIVAINKMDLVDFSKDKFEEIKSEYQKVIPNLPHYNDINFTYIPISALDGDNIVTIGEKSSWYGGLPLMELLDTIEIHKKENNSFRMPVQYVSRPHLNFRGFCGTIASGSISVGDFITVLPSKKSSKVKSIVSNDIKDLRPKNKDEMVETIEKAFAPMATTITLEDEIDISRGDMIVKSDDIPQVSSQLSTMIVWMSEIPMQLNSSYIIKRATSVINGTFQSIEYKKDINTFEELDAKQLELNDIAKCTLKLDRQIAVDPYENNRYTGSFIIIDRYSNETIGAGMIVSSVVGGGHSAVNSEIKEYTDAEIALNKYIRDNFPEWNCKEIF encoded by the coding sequence ATGGCACATCAATCAGATTTAATTGCTCAAAACATTGAGCAATACCTTAAAGAGCACGAAAACAAAGAGATATGCCGCTTTATAACTTGCGGAAGCGTGGATGACGGTAAAAGTACACTTATAGGCAGACTTCTTTATGATAGCAAGATGATATTTGAAGATCAGCTCTCAGCAATAGAGAAGGATTCTAAAAAATCAGGGACAACAGGTGATAAGATAGACTTGGCTCTTTTGGTTGATGGTCTTGCAAGTGAGAGAGAGCAAGGTATCACTATAGATGTAGCCTATAGATACTTTTCAACTGAAAAAAGAAAGTTTATAATAGCAGATACCCCAGGACATGAGCAATACACAAGAAATATGGCTACAGGTGCAAGTACGGCTGATATCGCCATAATTCTCATAGATGCAAGACAAGGTGTTCTTACACAAACAAAAAGGCACTCATACATTGTTTCACTTTTAGGGATAAAAAATATCATAGTTGCCATTAATAAAATGGATCTTGTTGATTTTAGCAAAGATAAATTCGAAGAGATAAAATCAGAGTATCAAAAAGTTATACCAAATCTACCACACTATAATGATATTAATTTCACCTACATTCCAATTTCAGCACTTGATGGAGATAATATCGTAACTATTGGTGAAAAATCTTCATGGTACGGCGGGCTTCCTCTTATGGAGCTGTTAGATACTATAGAGATTCACAAAAAAGAGAATAACTCCTTTAGAATGCCTGTGCAATATGTGAGTCGTCCACATCTTAACTTTAGAGGCTTTTGCGGAACTATAGCCAGTGGAAGTATCTCTGTCGGTGATTTTATTACGGTCCTCCCATCTAAAAAATCAAGCAAAGTAAAATCGATTGTTTCAAATGATATAAAAGATTTAAGACCAAAAAACAAAGATGAGATGGTAGAAACTATTGAAAAAGCATTCGCTCCTATGGCAACGACAATTACTTTAGAAGATGAGATAGATATCAGCCGTGGGGATATGATAGTAAAATCCGACGACATACCGCAAGTCTCTAGCCAGCTCTCTACTATGATAGTATGGATGAGCGAGATACCGATGCAATTAAACTCAAGCTATATTATAAAAAGGGCAACTTCTGTTATTAACGGTACTTTTCAATCCATAGAGTATAAAAAAGATATCAACACTTTTGAAGAGTTGGACGCAAAACAGCTAGAACTTAACGACATTGCAAAGTGTACCCTCAAACTTGACCGTCAGATCGCCGTTGATCCATATGAGAACAACAGATACACAGGCAGTTTTATCATTATAGATAGATACAGTAATGAAACAATTGGCGCAGGGATGATAGTATCTTCGGTAGTCGGCGGCGGACACTCAGCAGTAAATAGTGAAATCAAAGAGTATACGGATGCGGAAATAGCTTTAAACAAGTATATTAGAGATAATTTTCCTGAGTGGAACTGTAAGGAGATCTTTTAG
- a CDS encoding glycosyltransferase, which translates to MSKIGKGLKLVKLIILNFGKLYSHITTHNIKSLIYHILKGNFGLINHNVMLLLNISHNNLKLDLIENCNFKEPLLFNECQSPKVSIVIPVYNQWQYTYKCLKSILLHTRDIEYEIIIADDVSADETVLINDIVKNIIVVRNEKNLGFLLNCNNAARKATGTHLLFLNNDTQVQEGWLSSLVELIERDEKIGMVGSKLVYPDGRLQEAGGIIWNDASGWNYGKFDDPTKPEYNYVKEVDYISGASIMIKKSLWDKIGGFDKRYVPAYYEDTDLAFEVRKHGYKVMYQPKSVAVHFEGISHGTDTNNGIKTYQVKNREKFIEKWKDELNNQFKHGENVFLTRDRSKDKKHMLVIDHYVPTYDKDAGSRATWNYMEFFVGCGYKVTFLGDSYHRNEPYTSMLESMGIEVLYGLEYRKNFEAWFKKNGKYFDEVILSRPHIAVKYIDIIKAHSSAKTIYYAHDLHFLREQRQYEITQDKKLIESSDSWKQIELELMSKTDETWLFSQYEKKILKEYDFKIKVVPLFLYKQFDQKSKNIAILDNNIMFIGGFSHVPNLDGMQWFIQNCWKEIKKKNSTVKLTIAGSNMPEQLKKLDGEDGIVVKGYLTDEELRLLYENSKVAVIPLRFGAGVKGKVVEALYNSTPIVTTTIGAEGLIEAQNYMKIADTKEEFVEAVLEMLKSETNEKYAKNSLEYCAQYFSYDYLDKVLKND; encoded by the coding sequence ATGTCTAAGATCGGAAAGGGCTTAAAATTAGTTAAACTAATTATTTTAAACTTTGGTAAACTTTATTCTCATATAACAACTCATAATATAAAAAGTTTGATTTATCATATTTTAAAAGGAAACTTTGGACTTATTAATCATAATGTAATGTTACTGTTAAATATAAGCCATAATAATTTAAAATTAGATTTAATAGAAAATTGCAATTTTAAAGAGCCACTATTATTTAATGAGTGTCAGAGTCCAAAAGTATCGATTGTCATTCCTGTCTATAATCAATGGCAATATACATATAAATGCTTAAAATCAATTTTATTACATACTAGAGATATTGAGTATGAGATCATTATAGCTGATGATGTTTCTGCTGATGAAACAGTTTTGATCAATGATATTGTTAAAAATATTATTGTTGTAAGAAATGAGAAAAATCTTGGTTTTTTACTCAACTGCAATAATGCGGCTCGAAAAGCCACTGGAACACATCTCCTTTTTTTAAATAATGACACACAGGTACAAGAAGGCTGGCTAAGTTCATTAGTTGAGCTGATAGAGCGCGATGAAAAGATTGGTATGGTAGGTTCAAAGCTTGTATATCCTGATGGCAGGCTTCAAGAAGCAGGCGGGATTATTTGGAATGATGCTAGTGGCTGGAACTACGGTAAGTTTGATGACCCAACAAAACCTGAATACAACTATGTTAAAGAAGTTGATTACATCTCTGGGGCTTCTATAATGATAAAAAAATCATTGTGGGATAAAATAGGTGGCTTTGATAAAAGATATGTTCCTGCATATTATGAAGATACAGATCTGGCATTTGAGGTAAGAAAGCATGGCTATAAGGTGATGTACCAGCCGAAGTCAGTAGCTGTTCATTTTGAAGGTATATCACACGGTACGGATACAAATAATGGAATCAAAACCTATCAAGTCAAAAATAGAGAAAAATTTATAGAAAAATGGAAAGATGAGTTAAACAATCAATTTAAACATGGTGAAAACGTTTTTTTAACAAGGGATAGAAGTAAAGATAAAAAGCATATGTTAGTTATAGACCATTATGTGCCTACATATGATAAGGATGCTGGTAGCAGAGCTACATGGAACTATATGGAGTTTTTTGTTGGCTGTGGCTATAAGGTTACTTTTTTAGGTGACAGTTATCATAGAAACGAACCTTACACATCGATGCTGGAATCAATGGGTATAGAAGTATTATATGGTCTAGAGTATAGAAAAAACTTTGAAGCATGGTTCAAGAAAAATGGAAAATATTTTGATGAAGTGATTTTATCAAGACCGCATATAGCAGTTAAATATATTGATATTATTAAAGCACATTCTTCAGCAAAAACAATTTATTATGCACATGATCTACATTTTCTTAGAGAACAAAGACAATATGAAATAACACAAGATAAAAAGTTGATAGAAAGTAGTGATTCATGGAAACAAATAGAATTAGAACTTATGAGCAAAACAGATGAAACTTGGCTTTTTTCACAATATGAAAAAAAGATATTAAAAGAGTATGATTTTAAGATAAAAGTTGTACCTTTGTTTTTATACAAACAATTTGATCAAAAAAGTAAGAATATTGCCATATTAGATAATAACATTATGTTTATTGGTGGCTTTTCACATGTGCCCAATTTAGATGGGATGCAATGGTTTATTCAAAACTGTTGGAAAGAAATTAAAAAGAAAAACAGTACAGTAAAGTTAACTATAGCAGGTTCAAACATGCCAGAACAACTCAAAAAACTTGATGGAGAAGATGGTATAGTGGTCAAAGGTTATTTAACAGATGAGGAGTTAAGGCTACTATACGAAAACTCTAAAGTAGCTGTTATCCCCTTGCGATTTGGTGCTGGAGTTAAAGGAAAAGTTGTAGAAGCACTTTATAATTCTACACCTATAGTAACTACAACCATAGGAGCAGAGGGATTAATAGAGGCTCAAAATTATATGAAGATTGCTGATACTAAAGAAGAATTTGTAGAAGCTGTTTTAGAGATGCTTAAAAGTGAAACAAATGAAAAATATGCTAAAAACTCTTTAGAGTATTGTGCACAATATTTTTCATATGATTATTTAGATAAGGTACTTAAGAATGATTAA
- the cysC gene encoding adenylyl-sulfate kinase: MSNNTVWHNTHVVKEQRAKLKNQKPCILWFTGLSGSGKSTLANALEAKLFELGFHTYLLDGDNVRHGLNVDLGFDDNARVENIRRVGEVAKLFVDSGTIIITAFISPFISDRAQVRSLVKEDEFIEIFVDTPLEVCESRDPKGLYKKARAGEIKNFTGIDSPYEKPLKSELHIVNDKTELNENIDKITDYLKTNGYIDVR, from the coding sequence ATGTCAAATAATACGGTCTGGCATAACACTCACGTTGTAAAAGAGCAAAGAGCCAAACTTAAAAACCAAAAGCCTTGCATCTTATGGTTTACAGGGCTTAGCGGAAGCGGTAAATCAACTCTTGCCAATGCACTTGAGGCAAAGCTATTTGAGTTAGGTTTTCATACCTATCTTCTTGATGGCGACAATGTTAGACATGGGCTAAATGTTGACTTAGGGTTTGATGATAACGCAAGAGTAGAAAACATAAGAAGAGTCGGCGAAGTTGCAAAGCTTTTTGTAGATAGCGGTACCATCATCATTACGGCTTTTATATCGCCTTTTATTTCAGATAGAGCACAAGTAAGGTCACTTGTAAAAGAAGATGAGTTTATAGAGATTTTTGTTGATACTCCGCTTGAAGTGTGTGAGAGCAGAGACCCAAAAGGGTTGTATAAAAAAGCAAGAGCCGGAGAGATAAAAAACTTTACAGGTATAGACTCTCCTTACGAAAAACCGTTAAAATCTGAGCTTCATATAGTCAATGATAAAACAGAGCTTAATGAAAATATAGATAAAATAACAGATTATTTAAAAACGAACGGATATATAGATGTTAGATAG